The genomic stretch TCTCGGCGACCACGTCGCCCACCCACCGTGCGCTCGACGACGCGAAGGCCACCGTCGACGTCCTCCACGGCCTGTTCGAGCGCCTCGGCCCGCTCGGCATCACGACGCTGGAGGAGCTCACCGGCCTGACCCGGCAGGTCGACCCCGAGCGGCTGCGCAAGCGCCACCTCGCCGACGGCGTGCCCCGCGGGCCGGGGGTCTACCTCTTCCGCGGCCCCCGTGACGAGCCGCTGTACGTAGGCACGTCCAACGACCTGCGCAGCCGGGTGCGCAGCTACTTCTCCTCCGGCGAGCAGCGCAGCCGGATCACCGAGATGGTCGCGCTGGCCCAGCGCGTCGACGCCATCTCCTGCGCCCACGACCTCGAGGCCGCCGTGCGGGAGCTGCGGCTCATCGCCCGGCACAAGCCCCGGTACAACCGCCGGTCGCGCTACCCCGAGCGCGCGCTGTGGCTGCGGCTGACCGACGAGCCGTTCCCGCGGCTGTCGGTGGTCCGCCGCGTGCGGCCGGGAGCCGGTGTCTTCCTGGGCCCGTTCCCCGACCGTCGCGCCGCCGACGCCGCGATGGCCGCGGTCCACGAGTCGCTCCCCCTGCGCCAGTGCACGAGCCGCATCCCGGTCCGCGCCCCGTCGGGCGCGGCGTGCGCACTGGCCGGCATGGGCCGCTGCGGCGCGCCGTGCACGGGCGCGCAATCGGTCGACGAGTACGCGTCGATCGCGGCGGTCTTCCGGGCGGCGGTGCACCAGGACGCGCGTGACCTGGTCGCTCCGCTGCTCGCGCGGGTGGATCGGCTCGCCGCCGAGGAGCGCTACGAGGACGCCGCGGTGCTCCGCGACCGCGTCGCCGTCCTCGTCCGGGCCGTGCGCCGCCGTCAACGGCTGGAGTCGCTTGCCGCCGTCCTCGAGCTCGTCATCGCCCGCCC from Blastococcus sp. PRF04-17 encodes the following:
- a CDS encoding DEDD exonuclease domain-containing protein, coding for MPSSRVLPRPSAQRYEQVSIEELGTPLLDVTFVVVDLETTGGSPKDSAITEIGAVKVRGGEVLGEFQTLVDPGCEIPPYISVLTGITSMMVATAPRIGTVLPAFLEFARGAVLVAHNAPFDLGFLKAACAQNGVTWPPAASVDTAVLARRLLSRDEVPNCKLATLAPYFSATTSPTHRALDDAKATVDVLHGLFERLGPLGITTLEELTGLTRQVDPERLRKRHLADGVPRGPGVYLFRGPRDEPLYVGTSNDLRSRVRSYFSSGEQRSRITEMVALAQRVDAISCAHDLEAAVRELRLIARHKPRYNRRSRYPERALWLRLTDEPFPRLSVVRRVRPGAGVFLGPFPDRRAADAAMAAVHESLPLRQCTSRIPVRAPSGAACALAGMGRCGAPCTGAQSVDEYASIAAVFRAAVHQDARDLVAPLLARVDRLAAEERYEDAAVLRDRVAVLVRAVRRRQRLESLAAVLELVIARPDGSGGWHLSVVREGRLVAAGTAPVGTSVRGRLPGLLATAETLPGPDDEHATSVDETELVLRWMEKPGTRLVELTGTLACPAPGTGPFTRFLDRVESGRSGRDPFADGRSLGTRTRPERVSAGAGVRPGAPIASPA